The Nyctibius grandis isolate bNycGra1 chromosome 3, bNycGra1.pri, whole genome shotgun sequence genome window below encodes:
- the IRX4 gene encoding iroquois-class homeodomain protein IRX-4, with translation MSYPQFGYPYSSAPQFLMSTNSLTTCCESSGRTLTETGAAASAQTPVYCPVYESRLLATARHELNSAAALGVYGGPYPGPQGYGNYVTYGTEAPAFYSLNSLEAKDGSGSAHAGIAPAAAYYPYDHTLSQYQYDRYGTMDGGTRRKNATRETTSTLKAWLQEHRKNPYPTKGEKIMLAIITKMTLTQVSTWFANARRRLKKENKMTWPPRNKCSDEKRPYEEEEEEEEEGSQEEAMKSGKAEEPTGKEEKELELSDLEDLDAAESESSECELRRPFPHPLPGGSHPPPAAEPPAKMPPPPAAAAGEEEEEEDAAAERARSCLKTAAAECGPELLGARQRGCESKMCFSQGQQLLEAKPRIWSLAHTATSLNQAEYPSCMLKRPGGSAAATVPSPVSVIDRHQNSPVTNLRNWVDGVFHDPLFRHSTLNQALSNTTVSWATTKGAVLETGALGRAVGNGANVLKGQLSNLAHQDSNKEFLAFPKSGSKMFCS, from the exons ATGTCATATCCTCAGTTTGGCTACCCTTACTCCTCTGCACCCCAG TTCCTGATGAGCACCAACTCCCTGACGACCTGCTGCGAGTCCAGCGGCCGGACCCTGACCGAGACGGGGGCGGCCGCCTCCGCCCAGACCCCCGTCTATTGCCCGGTGTACGAGAGCCGCCTGCTCGCCACCGCCCGCCACGAGCTCAACTCCGCCGCCGCCCTGGGGGTCTACGGCGGCCCCTACCCCGGGCCCCAGGGCTACGGCAACTACGTGACCTACGGCACCGAGGCTCCCGCCTTCTACTCCTTG AACAGTTTGGAGGCGAAGGACGGGAGCGGGTCTGCGCATGCGGGCATCGCCCCGGCGGCTGCCTACTACCCCTACGATCACACCCTCAGCCAGTACCAGTACGACAG GTACGGAACGATGGACGGTGGGACGCGGAGGAAAAACGCCACCCGAGAGACGACCAGCACGCTGAAGGCCTGGCTGCAGGAGCACCGCAAGAACCCCTACCCCACCAAGGGCGAGAAGATCATGCTGGCCATCATCACCAAGATGACCCTCACGCAGGTCTCCACCTGGTTCGCCAACGCCCGCCGGCGGCTCAAGAAGGAGAACAAGATGACCTGGCCCCCGCGTAACAAGTGCTCGGATGAGAAGCGGCCCtacgaggaagaggaggaggaggaagaggagggttcGCAGGAAGAGGCCATGAAGAGCGGGAAAGCCGAGG aGCCCACGggcaaggaggagaaggagctggagctCAGCGATCTGGAGGACTTGGACGCCGCCGAGTCGGAGAGCTCGGAGTGCGAGCTGAGGCGGCCCTTCCCGCACCCGCTCCCGGGCGGCAGCcacccgccgccggccgccgagccccccgccaagatgccgccgccgccggccgccgccgccggcgaggaagaggaggaggaggatgcggcggcggagcgggcgcGGAGCTGCCTGAAGACGGCGGCGGCGGAGTGCGGCCCCGAGCTGCTCGGCGCCCGGCAGCGCGGCTGCGAGTCCAAAATGTGCTTCTCGCAGGGGCAGCAGCTGTTGGAGGCGAAGCCCAGGATTTGGTCCCTGGCGCACACCGCCACCTCCCTCAACCAGGCCGAGTACCCCTCCTGCATGCTGAAACGGCCGGGGGGCTCGGCCGCCGCCACCGTCCCCTCCCCGGTCAGTGTCATCGACAGGCACCAGAATTCGCCGGTCACCAACCTCAGGAACTGGGTGGACGGGGTGTTTCACGACCCCCTGTTTAGGCACAGTACTTTGAACCAAGCCCTGAGCAACACGACAGTTTCCTGGGCTACCACCAAAGGAGCCGTTCTGGAAACGGGCGCCTTGGGCCGCGCGGTGGGGAACGGCGCCAACGTGCTCAAGGGGCAGCTCTCCAACCTGGCCCACCAGGACTCGAACAAAGAGTTTCTGGCGTTTCCCAAATCaggaagcaaaatgttttgttcctAA